AGCTAACGttcgacgccgtgctgctgggcAGTTTGGGCCCGATCTTGGCGGACGAGAGTAGCGTCACCGGGGAGAACGATGACGTGCTGAAGCAGGCGCTCACCGACCCATTTCTCATTAGTGGGTCGTCGCTGTTGGACGGGTCAGCTGAGGGAGTGGCGCTCGTCTGCGCGGTGGGGCCCAACTCCTTTTCGGGCGAGATCACCATGTCCATTCAGTCAACGGAAAAAACGAACACGCCGCTTCAACACCAGCTCGAGGCGATGGCGGAGGTCATCGGCAAGTTCGGCATTGGCGCGGCCGTCTTCACGTTTGCAGCGCTGCTCATCAAGGAGCTCTTCATGTACCTTGTGCGTGGCAGCCCACTGTACGCCATGAAGTTCTTTGAAAACCTGACCACGGCGATTGCCATCGTGGTGGTCGCCGTACCAGAGGGCCTACCGCTCTCGGTCACCATCTCACTCGCCTACAGCATGCGGCTCATGCTGAAGGATGGCAACCTTGTCCGTCACTTGGCAGCGTGCGAGACCATGGGCGGggcgacggtgctgtgcACGGACAAGACGGGCACCTTGACGGTACCAACGATGCAAGTGAAGCAAATCTTCCTGTCCGCGGTCACGTACGCGGTAGAGGACGCCGACCCCGTCGTGGGGGGCGACCTCCCGACCTTTGGCGACGAGGAGTCAccagcggcgttgccgacTCGCTCCATACATACTCACACGttcgcgccgccaccgccgccgcgcgggtTTGGGCAAAGCCCGttctcgcgcgcgcctccCAGGAGAGCCATCACCGTTCCCCTACCTCCGTCGAGCGTGCAGCTTCTGCTGGATTGCATTGTAGCCAACGCCGTTGACCCAGAGGTAGGGCGCGCGACCAACAAAACGAGCGAGGCGTTGTTGTGGCTCTGCCATCTCATGCACTGCTCGAGCAGCCACGCAACACAGCAGGATGTGCAGTCGTTCCGCAACACTCAGGCCTCCATGCTGGCCGCGATGCAGGACCCGAGTCGGTGCCGTCGCTACCCGTTCAGCTCGCACAGCAAGATGAGCCTGTGcatgctgcggcagctggcCCCGCCAGCTGATGCAGACAACGGAGGGGGCCGCACGCGAATCTATGcggccggcgcagctgaggTCATCCTGGCGCGCTGCACATCGTACATTAACGATAAGggtgtgccggtgccgctgacgTCTGAGATGCGGGTCTGCCATGAGCAGGCGTTGACGCACTATACCGAATCGGGGCTGCGGACTATCTGCTGTGCCTTCAGCGATGCGCACGGTGCCGCAGAGGCGATCCTGTGGaaccagcagccgcagcagctgcagcacggcgcggccgctgcgtATGGCGGCGAGTTCTGCATGATCGGAATGGTCGGCCTTGAGGAGGATGTACGGCCGGAGGTGCCTGGCGCAGTGAGCCAGTGCTTTGGAGCGGGCTTGCGCGTCATCATGATCACCGGTGACGCCACTCTCACAGCAATCAATAttgcacgccgctgcgggcTGATTCGCGGCGGCTCAAGCAGTGGCGCGCTAAGGggctcgccgctgctggacggcagccgcaccctGCGCAACCCCGAGGCGCCTAGCTGGTCGACTACTGCTACGCTCGCGAACGGTAACGACAACGGCTTCAGCCCGACGGAGAACATTGATGCTGCCATCTTCGTGAATACGTCGCTGCTTCACTACGAaaacagcggcgctgcctctgATGTCGAGGGTCAGTTTTTGGACAGCGCGTTTGGCCGAACAGCGTGGATGATGCAGGAACCGACCGCGAATGCGTCACCCCAGCAGCTCATAGATAGCGGCTACGCCCTCGACGGAGAAACCTTTCGGCAGCTCAGCGACAcggagctgctccagcagtACCTGCCGCACATTCGCATCCTTGCTCGCGCGACGCCGATGGACAAGAAGAggctgctctccctcctgcgccgcatcgACCCGAGCGCGGTGATTGCAATGACCGGCGACGGTACCAATGACGCGCCGGCACTAAAGCTTAGCGACGTCGGATTCGCCATGAACGGCGGTAGTGACGTGGCGAAGCGCGCGTCCGATATCATTTTGCTGAACGACAACTTCATTGGCATGGTGAAGGCGACCATGTGGGGCCGAAACGTCAAGGATAACATCCGCAAGTTTCTGCAGTTTCAGCTCACGGTGAACTTTTCGGCGTGCGTTGTCTCTTTCTGTGGCGCTATCATGAGCGAGCAGAACATGTCGCCCCTGAAGCcggtgcagctcctctgGTTGAACCTCATCA
This genomic stretch from Leishmania infantum JPCM5 genome chromosome 33 harbors:
- a CDS encoding putative calcium-transporting ATPase, with product MVGHKRIDILTNDHKGLGGLLYELNVRSSPAGSPAVNMCSAEERSAAVQRRELGIVAHSIPERQTRYGVNVLSQPPKESMWQFVKSSIQDDRVVQILIGAALVSMILGITTPDFRTGEVDLAMGWVEGAAIFASVFIVTVVNAVNDYRKQEQFAEVMRAENAARRRVTVWRYAPLSSAGGCGGGGSVTGTDGLACVALEVPSSDIVVGDVVQVSAGMQLTFDAVLLGSLGPILADESSVTGENDDVLKQALTDPFLISGSSLLDGSAEGVALVCAVGPNSFSGEITMSIQSTEKTNTPLQHQLEAMAEVIGKFGIGAAVFTFAALLIKELFMYLVRGSPLYAMKFFENLTTAIAIVVVAVPEGLPLSVTISLAYSMRLMLKDGNLVRHLAACETMGGATVLCTDKTGTLTVPTMQVKQIFLSAVTYAVEDADPVVGGDLPTFGDEESPAALPTRSIHTHTFAPPPPPRGFGQSPFSRAPPRRAITVPLPPSSVQLLLDCIVANAVDPEVGRATNKTSEALLWLCHLMHCSSSHATQQDVQSFRNTQASMLAAMQDPSRCRRYPFSSHSKMSLCMLRQLAPPADADNGGGRTRIYAAGAAEVILARCTSYINDKGVPVPLTSEMRVCHEQALTHYTESGLRTICCAFSDAHGAAEAILWNQQPQQLQHGAAAAYGGEFCMIGMVGLEEDVRPEVPGAVSQCFGAGLRVIMITGDATLTAINIARRCGLIRGGSSSGALRGSPLLDGSRTLRNPEAPSWSTTATLANGNDNGFSPTENIDAAIFVNTSLLHYENSGAASDVEGQFLDSAFGRTAWMMQEPTANASPQQLIDSGYALDGETFRQLSDTELLQQYLPHIRILARATPMDKKRLLSLLRRIDPSAVIAMTGDGTNDAPALKLSDVGFAMNGGSDVAKRASDIILLNDNFIGMVKATMWGRNVKDNIRKFLQFQLTVNFSACVVSFCGAIMSEQNMSPLKPVQLLWLNLIMDTLAALALATELPCEPMLLSRLPESKDTAIIVPSMWFQIGFQSTFQVMCQLFLLGYGNVLLSARGHTKPLPPSGEPPRDPRYFSDAHICFLFNSFVWMQIFNFFNARLLHRSEGFFSNWADSAVLFVIVGIIVVLQIIIVEFGGKIMSTVPLTAHEWFYSVLIASGTLPVGAVSRWIYARYSKRVLPRDGCSRGLLSRLRRSVKSGRLKGKR